Proteins co-encoded in one Pyxidicoccus xibeiensis genomic window:
- a CDS encoding sigma-54-dependent transcriptional regulator — translation MPVSPDETLASLLHPERREAARRRRLAVLVACALPRPVPLTLLVAELGESFQEGAELACEAGLCMLRPGGELAPAGPATLDMAINQLEVPEVRATLARVAKLASAPDEALLLTLAAEPLGEGLRHLGAAEGRTAGMVEGLRHALESPQEAPMPSPWDFRAWGEQDRWAGALLSVAAHVLMRVGRPESGRALVAWALGPEGLAGRVSPAQNFLAPTHFQFLIDAGLRDAGIAYAREACRHLSAPEDTFSRLMLTVLDGRVTMDAGDEKLARRLFTTVELQARAAGLGDLVGLAKVAFATLARRAEQNTAAIQLGLAALELLRGDVPFESVALLGLGLAYAKEGRPLEAQAALTRALPGLDIPFQQLRAYPQAIAADCFVGDTAEAERKLAELTSLAQDTASGRRAIGLGRAHVRCARGEWEDALETLDALTDAEGSGREELHTLPAGWLRVEVLLALGRAKEAAQVLDALARGLYLRNRSTEPARLHLLDARVALANGDAARARRALRRAEAYPERLRAHDFALRARMLALQLAEEAGSEAQRRRAQQAARDEWRQLGGQLPAEALHRFRRAYDRPQLLALLGEAPGEDVSAPEYLRGGSPAFRAVLDQLRRVAGSDASVLLFGETGVGKELAARAIHDLSRRASGPFVGVNCAAINDELLLSDLFGHERGAFTGAMTRQRGRFEQAHGGTLFLDEVADISPRGQAALLRALQERAFQRVGGTEEVRVDVRVVAASNRDLAKAVRAGEFRQDLFFRLNGIQVELPPLRERDGDVLLLATWFLQQAALERGGPPRSFTAEAKRLLRSHPWPGNIRELHNTVRAADVLSDTPAIGAAVLAPLLQRALECAEQRPVSAGVTDLHGLFRQHGGSLKDFLTEVQRQCIAQSLVENGGNIVATASALRISRSRLTQLVLGNAELRRMSGREAEAPAARGTPGARARRA, via the coding sequence ATGCCCGTCTCTCCCGACGAAACACTCGCCTCACTGCTGCATCCCGAGCGACGTGAGGCCGCGCGCCGTCGCCGGCTGGCCGTCCTGGTGGCCTGTGCCCTGCCCCGCCCGGTGCCGCTGACCCTGCTGGTGGCGGAGCTTGGCGAGTCCTTCCAGGAGGGCGCCGAGCTCGCCTGCGAGGCGGGCCTGTGCATGCTGCGCCCCGGCGGCGAGCTGGCACCCGCGGGCCCGGCCACGCTGGACATGGCCATCAACCAGCTCGAGGTCCCCGAGGTGCGAGCCACCCTCGCACGCGTCGCGAAGCTGGCGTCCGCTCCCGACGAAGCGCTGCTGCTGACGCTGGCGGCGGAGCCGCTGGGCGAAGGGCTGCGCCACCTCGGAGCCGCAGAGGGGCGCACCGCGGGAATGGTGGAGGGCCTGCGCCATGCGCTGGAGTCCCCCCAGGAAGCACCTATGCCCTCGCCCTGGGACTTCCGCGCCTGGGGCGAGCAGGACCGCTGGGCCGGCGCGCTGCTGTCCGTGGCGGCACACGTGCTGATGCGAGTGGGCCGTCCGGAGTCGGGGCGCGCGCTGGTGGCCTGGGCGCTCGGGCCGGAAGGGCTCGCCGGGCGGGTGTCGCCTGCCCAGAACTTCCTGGCCCCCACGCACTTCCAGTTCCTCATCGACGCGGGACTCCGGGACGCGGGCATCGCCTACGCGCGCGAGGCCTGCCGCCACCTGTCCGCGCCCGAGGACACCTTCTCGCGGCTGATGCTCACGGTGCTGGACGGGCGCGTGACGATGGACGCGGGCGACGAGAAGCTCGCGCGCCGGCTCTTCACCACCGTGGAGCTGCAGGCCCGCGCCGCCGGGCTGGGGGACCTGGTGGGCCTGGCCAAGGTGGCCTTCGCCACGCTCGCCCGGCGCGCGGAGCAGAACACCGCCGCCATCCAGCTCGGCCTCGCGGCCCTGGAGCTGCTGCGCGGCGACGTGCCCTTCGAGTCGGTGGCGCTGCTCGGCCTGGGCCTCGCCTACGCGAAGGAGGGACGCCCGCTGGAGGCCCAGGCCGCCCTCACGCGCGCGCTGCCGGGGCTGGACATCCCCTTCCAGCAGCTGCGCGCATACCCGCAGGCCATCGCCGCGGACTGCTTCGTCGGAGACACCGCCGAGGCCGAGCGCAAGCTGGCGGAACTCACGTCGCTCGCGCAGGACACGGCCTCGGGGCGGCGGGCCATCGGCCTGGGCCGCGCCCACGTGCGGTGCGCGCGCGGTGAGTGGGAGGACGCGCTGGAGACGCTGGACGCCCTGACGGACGCGGAGGGCTCCGGGCGCGAGGAGCTGCACACCCTGCCCGCCGGCTGGCTGCGCGTGGAGGTGCTGCTCGCGCTGGGCCGGGCGAAGGAGGCGGCGCAGGTGCTGGACGCGCTGGCCCGGGGCCTCTACCTGCGCAACCGCTCCACCGAGCCCGCGCGGCTGCACCTGCTGGATGCTCGCGTGGCCCTGGCCAACGGCGACGCGGCCCGGGCGAGGCGGGCGCTCCGGCGCGCGGAGGCCTACCCCGAGCGCCTGCGCGCCCACGACTTCGCCCTGCGGGCCCGGATGCTGGCGCTCCAGCTCGCCGAGGAGGCCGGCAGCGAGGCCCAGCGCCGGCGCGCGCAGCAGGCCGCGCGAGACGAGTGGCGGCAGCTCGGAGGGCAGCTCCCGGCGGAGGCCCTGCACCGCTTCCGGCGCGCGTATGACCGGCCCCAGCTCCTGGCCCTCCTGGGCGAGGCGCCCGGGGAGGACGTCTCCGCGCCGGAGTACCTGCGTGGAGGCTCGCCCGCCTTCCGCGCCGTGCTGGACCAGCTGCGCCGGGTGGCGGGCTCCGACGCCAGCGTGCTGCTGTTCGGAGAGACAGGCGTGGGCAAGGAGCTGGCGGCGCGCGCCATCCATGACTTGTCCCGCCGTGCCAGTGGCCCCTTCGTGGGGGTGAACTGCGCCGCCATCAACGACGAGCTGCTGCTGTCGGACCTCTTCGGCCACGAGCGCGGCGCCTTCACCGGCGCCATGACGCGCCAGCGCGGGCGCTTCGAGCAGGCCCACGGCGGCACCCTCTTCCTGGACGAGGTCGCAGACATCAGCCCGCGAGGCCAGGCCGCCCTGCTGCGCGCGCTGCAGGAGCGCGCGTTCCAGCGCGTCGGCGGCACCGAGGAGGTGCGCGTGGACGTGCGCGTCGTCGCCGCCTCCAACCGGGACCTGGCGAAGGCGGTGCGCGCGGGCGAGTTCCGGCAGGACCTCTTCTTCCGGCTCAACGGCATCCAGGTGGAGCTGCCCCCGCTGCGAGAGCGCGACGGGGACGTGCTGCTGCTGGCCACCTGGTTCCTCCAGCAGGCGGCCCTGGAGCGCGGCGGCCCGCCCCGCTCCTTCACCGCCGAGGCCAAGCGCCTCCTGCGCTCCCACCCGTGGCCCGGCAACATCCGCGAGCTGCACAACACGGTGCGCGCGGCGGACGTCCTCTCGGACACGCCGGCCATCGGCGCCGCGGTCCTGGCGCCGCTGCTCCAGCGGGCGCTGGAGTGCGCCGAGCAGCGCCCCGTCTCCGCGGGGGTCACCGACCTCCACGGCCTGTTCCGCCAGCACGGCGGCTCGCTGAAGGACTTCCTCACGGAGGTGCAGCGCCAGTGCATTGCCCAGAGCCTGGTGGAGAACGGCGGCAACATCGTCGCCACCGCCTCCGCGCTGCGCATCTCCCGCTCGCGCCTCACCCAGCTGGTGCTGGGCAACGCGGAGCTGCGGCGGATGTCGGGCCGCGAGGCGGAAGCGCCTGCCGCCCGCGGCACTCCGGGCGCTCGTGCACGGCGCGCGTGA
- a CDS encoding Ig-like domain-containing protein: MPLRIQPWLASLLLVVTALMGSACGDDNEPMPPANKPPSLTGPTVSDAQAAPGDVLTLTLAATDPEGDTLSYAWAQAPASPAGTFSSTTVASPTWTAPATGGTFTLQVTVSDGKGGSVQGSVDVNVQQQQQQNRPPTVAATITAPASLLAGTTGTFSITASDADGDALTYAWEQTSPATQGTWVGARTGSSAQWYSPAVGTQTTFTVSVSVTDGQSAPVVRTVTVPVTVPRYTADIQPVWTSTPCTGCHGASGGLSLAAASSYSNLVNVNANNAACNTLKRVTPGAPDDSVLVRKLEGTACGNRMPRNNATYFDNNPGLIVRVRSWILAGAAND; this comes from the coding sequence ATGCCCCTTCGGATACAGCCGTGGCTCGCGTCGCTCCTCCTCGTCGTCACCGCCCTCATGGGTTCCGCCTGTGGCGACGACAACGAGCCGATGCCCCCGGCCAACAAGCCCCCTTCGCTCACCGGCCCCACCGTGTCTGACGCGCAGGCAGCCCCTGGCGACGTCCTCACCCTGACGCTCGCTGCCACGGACCCGGAGGGTGACACGCTCAGCTACGCCTGGGCCCAGGCTCCGGCGTCGCCCGCGGGTACCTTCAGCAGCACCACCGTCGCGAGCCCCACGTGGACGGCTCCGGCCACCGGCGGCACCTTCACGCTGCAAGTCACCGTCTCCGACGGCAAGGGCGGCAGCGTGCAGGGCTCCGTCGACGTGAACGTGCAGCAGCAGCAGCAGCAGAACCGGCCGCCCACGGTGGCCGCCACCATCACCGCGCCGGCCTCGCTGCTCGCGGGCACCACCGGCACCTTCTCGATTACGGCGAGCGACGCGGATGGCGATGCCCTCACCTACGCCTGGGAGCAGACGTCGCCCGCTACGCAGGGCACCTGGGTGGGCGCGCGCACCGGAAGCAGCGCGCAGTGGTACTCGCCCGCCGTGGGCACGCAGACGACCTTCACGGTGAGCGTGAGCGTCACGGATGGGCAGAGCGCCCCCGTGGTCCGGACGGTGACAGTCCCGGTGACGGTGCCGCGCTACACCGCGGACATCCAGCCGGTGTGGACCTCGACGCCCTGCACGGGCTGCCATGGTGCCAGCGGCGGCCTCAGCCTTGCGGCGGCCAGCAGCTACTCCAACCTGGTCAACGTCAACGCGAACAACGCCGCATGCAACACCCTCAAGCGGGTGACGCCGGGCGCGCCGGACGACTCGGTGCTGGTCCGGAAGCTGGAGGGCACGGCGTGTGGCAACCGGATGCCTCGCAACAACGCGACGTACTTCGACAACAACCCGGGCCTCATCGTCCGGGTGCGCTCGTGGATTCTCGCGGGCGCCGCCAACGACTGA